A window of the Serinus canaria isolate serCan28SL12 chromosome 20, serCan2020, whole genome shotgun sequence genome harbors these coding sequences:
- the LOC103818617 gene encoding neuritin-like, producing the protein MGQRRGPAVLLLALGHLAGLLAAGPACADAYRGLSDCVLKLGDSMATYEEEEGIELQGLHRVCRYWDEFHTCALTVLWECQKEAAAVWEMLRRESRKNKFQGSLFDLCSPSMAQSSAWTHVPNISILSIPLIVTWLNL; encoded by the exons ATGGGGCAGCGGAGGGGCCCGGCCGTGCTGCTCCTCGCCCTGG GGCACCTGGCCGGGCTACTGGCAGCGGGACCCGCCTGCGCCGACGCTTACCGCGGCCTCTCGGACTGCGTCCTCAAGCTGGGGGACAGCATGGCCACGtacgaggaggaggagggcatCGAACTGCAGGGACTGCACCGGGTCTGCAG GTATTGGGATGAATTCCACACCTGTGCCCTGACAGTACTCTGGGAGTgccagaaggaagcagcagctgtctgGGAGATGCTGAGAAGGGAGTCCcgaaaaaacaaatttcaagGCAGCTTGTTCgacctctgcagccccagcatgGCCCAAAGCTCTGCCTGGACCCACGTTCCCAACATTTCCATCCTCAGCATCCCCCTCATCGTCACTTGGCTGAACTTAtaa
- the SYS1 gene encoding protein SYS1 homolog, protein MAAQFRSYVWDPALIVSQMVLLQAGYYSSLGLWLALLGTLGSTGPSLQQVFSDEILGFSTPPGRLSMMAFILNALTCALGLLYFIRRGKQCLDFTVTVHFFHLLGCWIYNSRFPSTLTWWLVHIVCTALMAAIGEYLCMRIELREIPLNSAPKSNV, encoded by the exons aTGGCGGCGCAGTTCCGCAGCTACGTGTGGGACCCCGCGCTGATCGTGTCGCAGATGGTGCTGCTGCAAGCGGGATACTACAGCTCCCTCGGGCTCTGGCTCGCCCTCCTCggcaccctgggcagcaccGGGCCCTCTCTCCAACAGGTGTTCAGCGACGAG ATTTTAGGCTTCTCAACCCCGCCGGGGAGGCTCTCCATGATGGCTTTCATCCTCAATGCACTCACCTG CGCTCTGGGCTTGCTGTACTTCATCCGCCGAGGGAAGCAGTGCCTGGATTTCACCGTCACCGTTCACTTCTTCCacctcctgggctgctggatCTACAACTCGCGCTTCCCCTCGACGCTGACGTGGTGGCTGGTGCACATCGTGTGCACAGCGCTGATGGCGGCCATCGGCGAGTACCTGTGCATGAGAATAGAGCTGCGGGAGATCCCCCTCAACTCCGCCCCCAAATCCAACGTATAG